The window GTGTAAAATACCTAAATATGTAGATTCTGTATTTAATATCGCTAAAGCTCCTTCTGTTTCTAAAAATCTAAGGAAGGGTTCGTTTATTTTATCTTCAATTTCCCATTTATCAAATAGTTCTGGTAACAGGGCTGTTTTTACTTTAGCAGTTACTTGCTGCTCTAATTGTTTTAATTTCTTATCGGAATATCGGAATTCAATGGTGTCTAATAGGGATTTCTTTTTTGGTTCTTTTCCTAAAAGGATTATTTTTCCCTTTAGTTTTCCGGACCATTCTTTTTGCACTTTAGTCATATCCGAAAAACGCTCTATGCTTATTATTTCACCGGAAACAATACCATTTGTGCTTTTAGACATTGCCAAAGGGTAGGCAGAAATATGCATGTAGTTTGGAGCAATCATTTCTACATTAAAAGATTGGATACTCCACCCGCGACAATTGGAACAGTAATTTTCAAAATGAACGTTTTCCAATCCTACTTTTTTCATTTCATCAGAAATCCAGTTCGCTGCTTTATAATATTCTCTACTTCCGGTAAGTCTTTGTCCGTAAATGTCGGTAAACGTACTTATCCTATACATAGCTTCCGAATTTTTAAATCCTGCATTACGAATTTCAGATAAGATATTTTTGGCACTTGTTACTTGCGAATAACTGTTTATAGAAAGTCCTATAAAAAGGAATAAGACAATACTCGTTTTTAGTTTCATAATTATAAGTTATTGAATTACTTGATTTTATATCCAGTGTTTAAAAAAAACCTTCTCTAAAATAGAGGTTTTTTTCATTGGTTCGCTAGTTCGTTTTTATCTTTTTAGCAATCTTTAAGTGGTATAAAGACCAGAAACTCCTGCTCCATATATGGAATATGTTATGTTTTTTATAATACATGGCTTTATAAAATGGAACATTTCAATGTTTAAAAATACAATAACTTCAAAAAGTGTTTTAGCGTGTAAATACCTGATTTTTAATCTGTAAAAGTATTTTTTGTTCGTGATTAAAGGATAAGAGTAGGAAGGAATGTAGCTGTTTTTTAGAAACAAAAAAGCCTTCTTAAATGTAAGAAGGCTTTTCGTATAAATGTGGGGAGAGTAGGATTCGAACCTACGAAGTTAAAAACAACAGAGTTACAGTCTGTCCTCGTTGGCCGCTTGAGTATCTCCCCGAGCGAGTGCAAATATATTTAAGTTTTACTGTTTTACAACTATATTTTTTGCACTTTTTTTAAAATTTATGAATAATTTTTTTCGCCAAAAAGTAACGATTGCTATGTCTTTGTTATTTAATTGTTTACAAAGAAAAGTGTCTGAGATTTGGCAATAAAAAAACCGCTACTAAAAATAGTAACGGTTTTAAAAATGGTATGTTAGTAGTTATTACAACCCAAAGGCAGCTTTCACTTTATCTACGTAATCTAATTTTTCCCAAGTAAATAATTCCACGTCTACCGTTAAATCATCTCCATTTGGTTGCGAAAAAGTTTTAGTTACCGTTTCACTAATTCTTCCCATATGTCCGTAAGCAGCTGTTTCGCTATAGATTGGGTTTCTTAATTTTAAACGAGTTTCAATAGCAGATGGTCGCATGTCAAAAATTTCAGAAATCTTTTTAGCAATTTCACCGTCGGTCATGTTAAACGGACAAGTTCCGTACGTATCTACAAAAATTCCCATTGGCTCTACAACACCAATAGCATAACTTACTTGTACTAAAACTTCGTCACAAATTCCTGCAGCAACTAGGTTTTTAGCAATATGTCTTGTCGCATAGGCAGCACTTCTGTCTACTTTACTTGGATCTTTTCCTGAAAAAGCACCACCACCATGTGCACCTTTTCCTCCGTACGTATCTACAATAATTTTTCTTCCTGTAAGTCCGGTATCTCCATGAGGTCCTCCAATTACAAACTTCCCTGTTGGGTTAATATGGTATTTGATATCGTCATTAAAAAGCCCTTGTAAATTCTCAGGTAATTTTGCAACTACTCTCGGGATTAATATATCTACAATATCTTTTCTGATTTTCGCTAACATCGTATCGTCATCGACATCAAAATCATCATGCTGTGTAGAAACTACAATAGCGTCAATACGTTGTGGTACATTATCATCACTATATTCAATAGTAACCTGACTTTTAGAATCTGGTCTTAAATAGGTAATGTCTTTGTTTTCTCTTCGTAAGGCAGCAAGCTCAATTAATATTTTATGCGAAAGATCTAAAGCTAAAGGCATATAGTTTTCGGTCTCATTGGTTGCGTAACCAAACATCATTCCTTGATCTCCTGCTCCTTGCTCTTCTTTGCTAGCTCTGTCTACACCACGATTGATGTCTTCCGACTGTTCGTGAATGGCAGAGAAAACACCGCAAGAATTTCCGTCAAACATATATTCGCTTTTCGTGTAACCAATCTTGTTAATGGTATCACGAGCAATTTTTTGTACGTCCAAATAGGTGTTCGATTTTACTTCACCAGCAAGTACAACTTGTCCGGTAGTTACTAAGGTTTCACATGCAACTTTTGATTCGGAATCAAAGGCTAAAAAATGATCAATTAAAGCATCGCTTATTTGGTCTGCTACTTTATCTGGATGTCCTTCTGAAACACTTTCTGAAGTAAATAAATATGGCATAAATCCTAATTTTTAATTATAGTTTAATTATAAATTTGTTGGATTGCTTGGTCGCTAGAGAAGTGGATAACTTACTGCTTTAGCATTTTATTCCAAATTTAATTTGAGATCTTGTTATAGATACCTGAATTAATTTGAAGAGGTTGCAATCAGACAAATTTTTCCTCTTAATTTTATTACTGCAAAAGTAGAAAAATAAAACGGAATGGGTATCAATTTAACTTTTTTTAAGGAACTATTACTTTATAAGTCTTATTAACTCCTATGTTCTGTGCTGTTCAAAGGAATAACCATGATGTTACAATAGAAATAGTTTTTCTGTTTTTGAAGATTTGAACATCGAAAAAATAACTCTATTAAAATATTGATAATCAACACGTTGAACAGGTATGTTTTGAAATGAGTTTAATTTTGTATCCTGTATCGGAAAAAATATAAAGAGAAATTAAACTAACTTAGAGCCTAAATAATAAGGTGTTAAAGTAAAATTCGAGATATGAAAGGTAGAAAGCTTTTAATGATTCCAGGACCAATAGAATTCGAACCAGAAGTTTTAAGGGCAATGAGTGCAGTGACTACAAGTCACGTAGCGCCAAGTTTTATTAATAGTTTTGGTAATGCATTAGATCTTATGCAAAAGGTTTGGTTAGCTCCAAACGGGCAACCTTTTGTAGTAGCAGGAAGTGGTACTTTAGCTATGGATATGGCGGTTGCCAATTTGGTGGAAACTGGCGATAATGTGTTGGTGGTTTCTACAGGTTATTTTGGGAAACGGTATCAAGATATTCTAGAACGTTATCAAACGAATGTGACTTTTTTGGATGCTCCTGTTGGAGAGATTCCTAGTTTGGAAAGTATAGAAAATGCATTAAAAAGCAAAGCATATAAATTAGTAACCATGACACATGTAGATACATCTACTGGAGTTTTGGTCCGTCCGAAAGAAATTGCTGCACTAGCAAAAAAGTATAACGCTTTAAGTATTTTAGATGGTGTTTGTTCGGTTGCAGGTGAAGAAATAAAACAAGAGGAATGGGGAATCGATGTGGTGTTAACGGCTTCTCAAAAAGCCGTTGGCGTGCCTCCAGGATTAGCATTGTTAGTGGCTTCATCAAAAGCGATGCAAACTTGGGAGCATAGAAAAACACTAGTGCCTAATTATTATGCCGATTGGAAAAACTGGTTGCCAATTATGAAAGCATACCAAGGGAGAAAACCTTCTTATTTTGGAACACCGCCTGTGAATTTAATCATGGCTTTAGAAACTAGTTTAAAAATAATTCATGAAGAAGGCATTGCAATAAGAGTCCAAAAACACCAACAATTAGCAAATGCTTTTCGGGA is drawn from Lacinutrix sp. WUR7 and contains these coding sequences:
- a CDS encoding alanine--glyoxylate aminotransferase family protein, with translation MKGRKLLMIPGPIEFEPEVLRAMSAVTTSHVAPSFINSFGNALDLMQKVWLAPNGQPFVVAGSGTLAMDMAVANLVETGDNVLVVSTGYFGKRYQDILERYQTNVTFLDAPVGEIPSLESIENALKSKAYKLVTMTHVDTSTGVLVRPKEIAALAKKYNALSILDGVCSVAGEEIKQEEWGIDVVLTASQKAVGVPPGLALLVASSKAMQTWEHRKTLVPNYYADWKNWLPIMKAYQGRKPSYFGTPPVNLIMALETSLKIIHEEGIAIRVQKHQQLANAFREAITALGLNILPSKKEDAANTLTAIYYPSGVEAGEFLKQLSKLDVIVAGGLLPELKTKYFRVGHMGAVTSIDIISTLSAIEFALVKCGFTFESGIGLSTFQKILNKEIE
- the metK gene encoding methionine adenosyltransferase, producing MPYLFTSESVSEGHPDKVADQISDALIDHFLAFDSESKVACETLVTTGQVVLAGEVKSNTYLDVQKIARDTINKIGYTKSEYMFDGNSCGVFSAIHEQSEDINRGVDRASKEEQGAGDQGMMFGYATNETENYMPLALDLSHKILIELAALRRENKDITYLRPDSKSQVTIEYSDDNVPQRIDAIVVSTQHDDFDVDDDTMLAKIRKDIVDILIPRVVAKLPENLQGLFNDDIKYHINPTGKFVIGGPHGDTGLTGRKIIVDTYGGKGAHGGGAFSGKDPSKVDRSAAYATRHIAKNLVAAGICDEVLVQVSYAIGVVEPMGIFVDTYGTCPFNMTDGEIAKKISEIFDMRPSAIETRLKLRNPIYSETAAYGHMGRISETVTKTFSQPNGDDLTVDVELFTWEKLDYVDKVKAAFGL